The following coding sequences lie in one Kribbella sp. NBC_00709 genomic window:
- a CDS encoding MFS transporter produces the protein MTVRPGAHPRLILAALAFCGVLVSISQTIVVPLLPALPQITNSPASDVSWLITITLLAGAVFTPLLGRAGDMYGKRRVLLIALSSMVIGSLLCATSSDLTVLIVGRAFQGAAVAVVPLGISILRDELPPRRVIPSIAIMSSTLGIGAAFGIPAATLVVQYANWHTMFWINLGLGLLDVVLVLLIVPESAVRTSGRFDVLGALGLSAFLVCLLLAVSKSNAWSAEKLVALYAVALLLVPIWGWYELRIKSPLVDLRVSARPGVLFTNLGALLIGFAFYANSLSTAQLVQEPTWTGYGLGESIVVSGLCLLPGGVAMVLLSPVSARISTARGPRFTLAIASVIMAAGYVVRLFTSSNVAGIVIGATVVSAGTAVAYSALPALIMHAVPVTETAAANGINTLMRTIGQAICSTIVATVLANVTISRAGQVAPALSAYLTVFVIAGISAVVAAGLVLLIPVRRPEPAYEVTTT, from the coding sequence CCTCCTACCCGCACTCCCGCAGATCACCAACAGCCCGGCCTCGGACGTCAGTTGGCTGATCACGATCACCCTGCTCGCCGGCGCGGTCTTCACCCCGCTGCTCGGCCGGGCCGGCGACATGTACGGCAAGCGCCGCGTGCTGCTGATCGCGCTGTCCTCGATGGTGATCGGCTCGTTGCTCTGTGCCACCAGTTCGGACCTGACCGTGCTGATCGTCGGCCGCGCGTTCCAAGGCGCCGCTGTCGCGGTGGTCCCGCTCGGCATCAGCATCCTGCGTGACGAACTGCCGCCGCGCCGGGTGATCCCGTCGATCGCGATCATGAGCTCCACGCTGGGCATCGGCGCAGCCTTCGGCATCCCGGCCGCGACCCTCGTCGTCCAGTACGCGAACTGGCACACGATGTTCTGGATCAATCTCGGCCTCGGCCTGCTCGACGTCGTACTCGTCCTGCTGATCGTGCCCGAGTCCGCCGTTCGCACCAGCGGCCGCTTCGACGTCCTCGGCGCGCTGGGTCTCAGCGCCTTCCTCGTCTGTCTCCTGCTCGCGGTCTCGAAGAGCAATGCGTGGAGTGCCGAGAAGCTCGTCGCCCTGTACGCCGTTGCCCTGCTGCTGGTGCCGATCTGGGGGTGGTACGAACTGCGTATCAAGAGCCCGCTCGTCGACCTCCGGGTCTCCGCGCGGCCGGGTGTGCTCTTCACCAACCTCGGCGCACTGCTGATCGGTTTCGCCTTCTACGCGAACTCGCTGTCCACTGCCCAACTCGTCCAGGAGCCGACGTGGACGGGCTACGGACTGGGCGAATCCATCGTGGTCAGCGGCCTGTGCCTGCTGCCCGGCGGTGTGGCGATGGTGCTGCTCTCGCCGGTGTCCGCCCGGATCTCCACTGCGCGTGGTCCGCGGTTCACGTTGGCGATCGCCTCGGTGATCATGGCCGCCGGGTACGTCGTCCGCCTGTTCACCAGCAGCAACGTCGCCGGGATCGTCATCGGCGCAACGGTCGTGTCGGCCGGAACCGCCGTTGCGTATTCGGCGCTTCCGGCGCTGATCATGCATGCTGTGCCGGTGACCGAAACGGCCGCCGCGAACGGCATCAACACGCTGATGCGCACGATCGGGCAGGCGATCTGCAGCACGATCGTGGCCACCGTGCTGGCCAACGTCACGATCTCCCGGGCCGGCCAGGTCGCGCCCGCGCTGTCGGCGTACCTGACGGTGTTCGTGATCGCCGGCATTTCCGCGGTCGTGGCGGCGGGGCTGGTGCTGCTGATCCCGGTACGGCGCCCTGAGCCGGCGTACGAGGTGACGACGACGTGA